The Mycolicibacterium aurum genome segment GATCTCTTCGCCCAGCGCCGATGACAATGACGGATACATTTCAATGGAGTCCCATTCACCGTCGAGGTCGTAGACGGTGCCGTCGGCCAATGTGACCTGCCTGGTACCCATGGCCTCATCCGCGACCTCTTGAATAACCTCACGTGTGACGACCGCGGAATCGTCGTATGTGCCGTACGCCTGATAAGTCTCCAGCATCGCGAATTCCGGTGAATGCGTGGAATCCGCCCCTTCGTTTCTGAAGTTGCGATTCAGCTCGAAGACCCGCTCGATTCCCCCCACCACACAGCGCTTGAGAAACAGCTCGGGGGCGATGCGCAGATACAGATCCGCATCGAGGGCATTGGAATGCGTCACGAAGGGTCGTGCCGCGGCGCCACCGGCGAGGGTCTGCAGCATCGGCGTCTCCACCTCGAGGAAGTCGCGACGTTCCAGCGCCGAACGCACCGCCCGCACCACCGCCACCCGCTGCCGCGCGATCGTGCGCGCCTCCGGCCGCACGATGAGGTCGACGTAGCGTTGCCGAACCCGCGTCTCCTCGCTCATCTCCTTGTGCGCGACGGGCAGTGGCCGCAGCGCTTTGGACGCGATCTGCCACGAGTCGGCCAGCACCGAGAGCTCACCGCGGCGCGAACTGATCACCTCGCCGTGCACGAACACGATGTCCCCGAGATCGACGTCGGCCTTCCAGGCGTCCAGCGACTCCTGTCCCACCTGGTCGAGGCTGATCATGGCCTGCAGCTGGGTGCCGTCGCCCTCCTGCAACGTGGCGAAGCAGAGCTTGCCGGAGTTGCGCGCGAAGATCACCCGGCCCGTGACCCCGACCTGCTCGCCGGTCTTCGTGTCGGCGACCAGGTCCGCGTACGCCCGGCGCAACTCCCCCAGGCTGTGGGTGCGGGCGACCGCGACGGGATAGGGGTCGCGACCCTCGGCCAACAGGCGGTCACGCTTACCCTGACGAATGCGGTACTGCTCAGGGATGTCGTCATGGCTCGCGTCGGCTGCGGCGGGACCGCGGGAATCTGGGGACGTCACGACGTGCCAGCTTAAATGAACAAATGAGCGTCCCCGCCCGCGCGCCGATCGACACCGCCGTCTACGAGAACGCGGTGCGCGCGCTCGCCGAGCAACCACTGGACTGGAGTTTCAAAGGGCTGCCCGCGCAGTGGTGGGGGCACACCCCGGCGCATCTCGTCGCGCGGGCGCCGAACCTGTTCGACGCGGGCGCCACCGGACCCGTGTGCGTCCTGCGCGACGAGGCGCTGACGCACAACCTCGAAACGATGGCGGCGTGGTGCCGCGACCGCGGCGTCGAACTCGCCCCCCACGGCAAGACGCACATGTCCGGGCAGCTCGCCGCACGCCAGCTGGCGGCAGGCGCCTGCGCGATCACCGTCGCGACCGTGGCACAGGCCGCCGTGTACCGGGCGTTCGGCGTGCGCCACCTGATCCTAGCCAACGAACTGGTCGATGCCGCGGGTCTGCGCTGGCTCTCCGCCGAGCTGGAACGGGATCCCGACCTGCGGTTCACCTGCTGGGTGGACTCGGTACGCGGCGTCGAACTGATGACCGCGGCGCTGGCCGGCGCGCACCGACGGGTCGACGTGTGCGTGGAACTGGGGATGCCCGGCGGGCGCACCGGATGCCGCTCCGACGCCGACGTCGACGACGTCGCCCGCGCCGCTGTCGCGTCACCGCGGCTGCGGCTGGTCGGGGTGGCCGGCTACGAGGCGGGGGTGTCCCAGGAGTTGACCGACGATGCCGTGGCCGGGGTCGCGGCGCATCTCGCGCACCTGCGGGCAACGGTCATCCGGGTGGCCCCGCTCGTCGAAACCGACACGGTGGTCGTCAGCGCGGGCGGCAGCACCTACTTCGACGTCGTCTGCGACGCGCTCACCGACTGGCCCGAGCACCTGATGGTGCGCACCGTGTTGCGCAGCGGCTGCTACCTGACCCACGACCACGGCCTCTACGCGCGCACATCACCGCTCACCCGGGCCGGAGGGTGCGCCCTGTGGCCGGCGCTGGAGGTGCACGCGCAGGTGGTGTCGCGGCCCGAACCCGATCTTGCGATCGTGGGCATGGGCCGCCGCGACGTGTCCTTCGACCAGGGCATGCCGGTTCCGCTCGATCTCGTCACCGGTCTCGTCACCAAGCTCAACGACCAGCACGCCTTCCTGCGACTGGAACCCGGGGACGGCACCGACGTCGGGACGTGGCTGCGATTCGGGATCTCGCACCCCTGCACCACGTTCGACAAATGGCGGATGATCCCGGTACTCAACGACGACGATCGCGTGGTCGACATGATCCGCACGTTCTTCTAGGGCTGCTAACGCGCCTGTTTCAGCTTGCCGCGCTGACTGTCCCGGTTGCGTTCGAACACCAGACGCAGCCCGTCGAGGGTGAGGTGCCGATCGTAATGCTCGACGGTGCGCAGATCGTCGAGCACCAGGGGTGCGCCGTGTCCGGTGGCGATCACGTTGACGTCGTCGCCGCCGAAACCGTCGACGTCTTCGCGGACCCGGTTGACCAATCCGTCCACCAGCCCGGCGAATCCGAAGACCGCGCCGGCCTGCATGCACTCGACGGTGTTCTTGCCGACCACCGAACGCGGGCGGGTCAGCTCGACGCGCCGCAACGCCGCTGATCGTGCGGCGGCGGCATCCGACGACACCTGCACGCCGGGCGCGATGGCACCGCCGAGGAACTCGCCCCTGGCCGAGACCACGTCGACACAGATGGACGAACCGAAGTCCACCACGATCGCCGCTGTACCGAATTTGTGATATGCGGCAAGACAATTCACGATGCGGTCGGCCCCGACCTCTTTCGGGTTGTCGACCAGCAGCGGGATCCCGGTGCGCACCCCCGGCTCGATCAGTACGTGCGGCACCGACGGCCAGTACTGCTCCAGCATCACCCGCACCTCGTGAAGCACCGACGGCACCGTCGACAGGCCTGCGGCACCGGTGAGCTGTTCGGCGTCGTCGCCGATCAGGCCGTCGAGGGTGAGGGCGAGCTCGTCTGCTGTCACCTCTGACTCGGTGCGCAGCCGCCAGTGGTGCACGACCTTGGCGTGATCGCCCGAACCGGAGATCAGGCCGACCACGGTGTGGGCGTTACGGACGTCTATCGCGAGCAGCACGACATCACCTCGACGACCTCAGTCCGAAACATCAATTCCTCCATGGAAGTTCGTGGCTCTGGCCGGACGCGGGGCGCGGGTGTCCGTCGATGCCGGCACCGGCGCCCACGTCGATCGCGATGTTGTCGAGCAGCCGGGTGCGTCCCAGTCTGGCGGCGATCAGCATCCGGGCAGCACCCTCGGCAGGGGCGGGTCCGAGCATCGGATCGCGTACTTCCAGGTAATCGACGACGGCAGCCGGCACCTCGTCCAACACGGCGCGGGCCGCATCGAGCGCGGCCGCCACGCCGTTCGAGGCCGCATACATTCCGGCCAACAGCGCCGACGACAGCGCACCGGCCTGCTCCCGCTCGTCAGGGTCGAGGTAGCGGTTGCGCGACGACATCGCCAACCCGTCGGGCTCCCGCACGATCGGCACCCCGACGACCTCGACCCCGACATCGAGATCCGCGACCATCTGCCTGATCAGGACCAGCTGCTGATAGTCCTTCTCGCCGAAGTAGGCCCGATCCGGGTGCACGGTGTTGAACAGCTTCAGCACGACCGTCAGGACACCCGCGAAATGCGTTGGGCGAGATGCCCCCTCGAGCTCCGCGCCGGCCGGCCCCGGATGCACGGTGGTACGCATGCCGTGCGGGTACACCTCGTCGGCGGTAGGGGTGAACGCGATCTCGACGCCCTCGGCGCGCAGAGCGGCGAGATCGTCGTCCAGCGTGCGCGGGTAGGCGTCGAGGTCCTCCCCCGCGCCGAACTGCAACGGGTTCACGAAGATCGACACCGCCACAACGGCACCGGGCACCCGTTTGGCGGCCCGGATCAGCGTCAGATGCCCCTCATGCAGAGCGCCCATCGTGGGTACCAGCACGATCCGCCGCCCCGTGGCGCGCAATGCCCGCGTCACGTCGGACACCTCCCGCGGCCGCGAATACACGTTCAGCTGGCCCGCGACGAACTTGGGGGCATTGCGACTGGTCATCACTGTCCTGCTTCCGCCAACACCTCGAACACCGCACCCGGAGCGTGCGCGCGCTGCGCCGTGCGCCACGAATTCGCCCGATAGGCCTGGGCCACATCGGGATTGACTTCACCGAGGGCATGCAGGTGGCGTGCCACCGCCTCGGCGTCGCCGCGCGCCACCGGACCGGTGAGCGCAGCCTGTCCACGCTGCAGCGCATTGTCGAGCGCCGCGCGGGCCAGCGGGCCCACGATCCGCTCCGCGATGCCGCCGGGGGTGTCGGCGACGGTCTCCTGGCCCAACAGTTCCTGACCCCACAGCGCGGCCCGCAGCGCGTCGACCGCGTCGAGAAGCACCGTCACGACGTGGTTGCTGGAGTGCGCCAGTGCCGCGTGATAGAGCTTTCGGGCATCCTCGCGGACCCGGAACGGCTCGCCACCGATCTCCAGCACCAGCGACTGCGCGATCGCATAGCCGACCTCGTCGCCCGCGGTGATGCCGAAGCAGGTGCCACGCAGCCGGTCCACGTCCTCCTCGGTGCCGACGAATGTCATCGCCGGATGGATGGCGAGCGTGATGCAGCCCAACTCGGCAAGGGGCGCGAGCAGGCCGATCCCGTTGGCCCCTGACGTGTGGACGACGATGGTGGCCGGGCGCACCGCGCCGGTGGCGGCGAGGCCGGCAATCAGCGCCGGCAGTTCGGCGTCGGGAACGGCAAGCAGAAGCAGCTCAGCCCGTGCCGCTACTTCGTCGACCGGCAGGATCGGGGTGTCGGGGAGCCACTGGCGCACCCGCTCGCGCGAGGCGCGGGAGACAGCACTGCAACCGACGACGACGTGTTCGACGCGTTCGAGCGCCACCCCCAGAGCGGTACCGACCCGCCCCGCCGAGATCACACCGATCGTCAGCCGGGCCGGACGTAGTCCGTCGTGCGGAGCGCTCCCGCCGGCGGGGGGCTGCACCATCGCAGTCGACCTCGCAGATTCTCATGGCTTCGTTCCGGTCTCGTCGCACGGGTACCGGACGGTCGCTATGAGCCTAGCTCAATCCTCGCGGCGCCTACGCCGCCCGCCGCCCGACGGGGATGCCTGCAATCGCGCCATGAGGTCCGCCACCGGCTGGCCGCCCTCATGGGCTCCGCGCTCGCCCTCGGGCTCAGGCTCGGGCTCGTCAGCCGCTGCGGTCTGCTGCTCGCCCGCCGCGGAATGCCTGCCACGGGGCGGCTCGGCCGCCGGGGGCGGGGCCGCCTCCGGCGCCGAGGGCTGCGGATCCGGTGCGCGGCGCCTGCCGACGTACTCGTCGTGAGCGCCGTTGGCCGGCGCCACCCAGTTGCTGCCCGGTTGCCCCGGCGGAATCCACTGCCCTTCAGCCGGAACCGGCTGCCACTGGGTGTGCGCGGGTGCGGGCTTGGGTTCGGGCGCGGGTTCGGGTGCCTGCGACGGCGGCTTCTGTGGTGGTGGCTGCTGTGGCGGTGGGGGCAGCCACGGGAACTGTGGAGCGGGCTGAACCGGCGGGCGTTGCTGGGGAGCCTGCGGTTGCGGGGTGGGCGCTTGCGGCTGGGGGGTGGGCGCTTGCGGCTGCGGCGGGGGCGCCTGCGGCGGGGACGGCGGTGGCGACGCTGCCCACCGGGGTTCCGCGCCTGCTTGCGCGCCATGCCTGCGCTCGGGGGTCGGTGCACCCGAGCGCCGGTGCGCGCCGACCGGTTCGCTGGGTTGCGGCGACCACTCGTGCTCCGGCGGATGCGGCTCGGCGGGGACGTCGATGATCGGGCTCTCGTCGGTCTCGGGTGCGAAGAGATCCTCGGCGGGCTTGGCGTCGTCCTCGGTGTCGATGCGGCTGCTGCTCACCCGTCCGGCGGTGCGTTCCGTCTCAATCGCGGGGCGATGCGAGAGGTCGGCGTCGAACAGATACTCCAGGTTGGCGCGCAGCGCGGCGAGTTCGGCACGCAGCGACGCCACCTCGTCTGCGGACTGCGCGCGGACCTCGGATGCCAGCTCACGCCGCAACTGCGATTCCACCGCCAGCTCGTACTCACGCCGCGCCGAGATCTCCCGCTCGAGTTGAAGGTCGTACACCAGCTTGAGATCGCGCACCTTGGCCTGGTCGGTGTCGCTCTGCCTGCGATAGATCACCGAGACGAAGGCAGCCACCACGGCGGCCCACAGCGCGAGAATGACTGCCAGCTTGAGCAACTCGACGCGATTGGTGAAAACCAGCGCCGAACTGGCGGCGATGGCCAACACCAGCAACACTGTCATCAGGATCCAACCCGGCCTTCGGCCACCGCGTCTGAGGCGGCCGCCGCGGGTCGGATCGGTCATGGGCCGACTGTACCTGCCAACGGTGCCCTGGCGTGTCGACCTGCACGGCGATTCTTCCTACCCACCCCGACGTTTCGGTCAGCCGGGAGCCGGGTCGGCATCGGGCGCCGGATCGTCGGGCGAGCGGCAGCACTGCTGCAGCCACAGCGCCGCCACCACGAGTGCGAGCGCACACAGCGCAGCCACCACGGCACCTGAGGTGTCCTCTGCGGCAACGCGCAAACTGCTACGCCGGGGCAGCAGGTACACGACCACCGCCAGCCACCATCCGAGAACCACGCTGCCCATCCATGCCGACGCCTTGGCGATCACCACCGAGCGGGCCACCGCAAGCGGATGCAGGCGGCCCCGACCCACCCCGATCTCGCCGTCCCGGATCCTGGCGCGCACGAAGAAGCCCCAGCCCGCGATCGCGACGGCGACACCGAGCAGCGACATCCCGGTCCACAGCGTGATCGGGGGAAATGCCCGGTAGACGACGTACATCAGCAGGTAGCCGACCACCGCGGTCGCGCCGACGGCGATGGCCAGCTCCCGCGTGCGCGTCGTACCCATCAGCTCAGGTTTCCGGTCCGCAGTGTCAGCTCGGTCCGTCGCACACCGGCCCGCTCGGCCGGGGCGAGGGCATCCAGATGCGCTGCCACGGCGCGGGCATGGCCCGCGACCGTCAACGTCGCGCTCGGGTCGGCGGCGAGCCAGGGCACCAGCACGAACGCGCGCTCGTGCGCGTAGGGATGAGGCAGCGTCAGGACGTCGTCACCGACCGTCACCTCACCGTCGGCGCCGTCGCAGCGGATGATGTCGACGTCCAGTGTGCGCGGGCCCCAGCGCGTTTCGCGCACCCGGCCGGCCGCGTTCTCCAGATGGTGGGCCAGCCGCAGCCAGCCGTAGGCATCGAGCGCCGGATCCTCGGCGAGGACAACAGCATTGAGGAACGGACCCTGCTCGACGTTGCCCCATGCGTCGGTCTCGTACACCGGCGACACCGCCGTCACCGCCGAACCCAGCCCGTCGACCACAGACTGCAGATTTGCCAGCCGGTCGCCGAGATTGGACCCGATGGACAGCACGACCGCCGTCGTCACCGGTCGGGTCCCCTGCCGCCGCGCCGGGACCTGCGCGCTACCACAGCGACGTCGTTGAACTGCAATGGAATTGGCGCGGACGGCTTGTGCACCACGACCTCGACCGCGTGCACCCGCTCATCGCCCATCACGTCGTCGGCGATCTCGCCTGCCACGGTCTCGATGAGTTGCTTGGGCGGCCCTGCCACGATGTCGGCCGCCCGCTGCGCCAGCACACCGTAGTCGACGGTGTCGGCCAGATCATCGCTGGCCGCTGCCGCAGCCAGGTCTATCCACACGGTGATGTCCACCACGAAGTCCTGGCCGTCGCGGCGTTCGTGGTCGAACACGCCGTGATTGCCGCGGACCGTCAGCCCGCGCAGTTCGATTCGATCAGCCATTCGATCCCGCCTGCCATGCCGACACCACCGAAAGCGCGTCGACCGACGCGCGCACGTCATGCACCCGGACACCCCAGACTCCGTGCCATCCCGCCAGGGCCGAGATGACGGCGGTGGCGGTTTCGCGACCCGCCGGTGGCCGTGGTTCGCCATCGCCGCCGGCGAGGAGGCTACCGAGGAAGCGTTTGCGGGACGCCCCGACGAGCACCGGGATGCCGGTGCCCACCAGCTCGGGCAGCGCGTGCAGCAATGCCCAATTGTGCTGTGCCGTCTTGGCGAATCCCAGCCCCGGATCGATGATCACCTTGGCGGGATCCACGCCGGCGGCGACCGCGGCGTCCACTCCGGCCATCAGCTCGTCGCGCACCTCGACGACCACGTCACCGTACGGCGGCACCTCGTGCGGTCGGTCACCTCCCACCGAACGCCAGTGCATCAGCACCCACGGGACACCGGCGTCGGCGACCACCCGCACCATGTCCGGATCGGCCCGTCCGCCGGAGACGTCGTTGACGATCTGGGCGCCGTTCTCCAGCGCAGCCTGCGCGACCGCAGCGTGCATCGTGTCGATGCTCACCGTGATCCCTTGCTGGGCAAGTTCTTTCACTACAGGCAGGACTCGGGCCGTCTCGACCTCGGGGTCTACCCGAGTGGCGCCTGGCCGCGTCGACTCCCCACCGACGTCGACGATGGCGGCACCCTGCGCTACCAGTTCCACGCCGTGGGTCACCGCGCGGTCGCGGTCCAGGAACAAGCCCCCGTCGGAGAACGAGTCGTCGGTGACATTGACGACCCCCATCACTTGCACGCGCGCCTTCACCTGCGCAGGATCAGATCCAGAGCCTCGGCCCGAGAGGCATTGTCGTGCTTGAACTGCCCGCGCACCGCCGACGTCGTCGTCGTCGCACCAGGTTTGCGGACACCACGCATCGCCATGCACAGGTGCTCGGCCTCGATCACCACGATCGCGCCGCGCGGATCCAGCTTGCGCATCAACGCGTCGGCGATCTGCGCGGTGAGCCGCTCCTGCACCTGGGGGCGCTTGGCGTACAGATCCACCAGCCGTGCGATCTTCGACAACCCGGTCACGCGTCCGTCCACCCCCGGGATGTAGCCGACGTGCGCGACGCCGTGGAACGCCACCAGGTGGTGCTCGCACGTCGAGTACATCGGGATCTCCTTGACCAACACCAGCTCGTCGTGCTGCTCGTCGAAGGTGGTGTTGAGCACCGTATCCGGGTCGGTGTACAGGCCGGCGAACATCTCGCGGTAGGCACGGGCCACCCGGGCAGGGGTATCCGCCAGACCGTGCCGGTCGGGATCTTCACCGACGGCGATCAGCAGCTCGCGGACAGCCGCCTCCGCACGGGCCTGATCGAAATCCTCGTCGGTGAGGGTGGTGGAGTGATTGCTGGGCGACCGCGTCATCGAAGTCTCCGTTCGGGTGTCAGCCATCAGCCGGCGGACTGGTCCGCCCGTTCTCCCTACCATTGTCGCGGCCAGGCTCGTCGTTCGGGGCCGTACCGCCGTGCGGCCCCTGGTGCCCGGGCGCGGGGTAGGGCTGATACGGCGGGTAGCCCGGATATGGGGCGGCCTGCGGGGGCGGCGACCCCTGCCAACCCCCCTGCTGCGGCGGCGGGGGTGGATACCAGCCACCCTGCGGCTGCTGCTGGTTCGGGTTCTGGTTCGGCGCACCGTGCGGCGGTGGCCACCCGGGTGCATGCCAACCCGCGGGCGCGCCGTAGTCGGGCTGCGTCGGCCCGGCGGGAGCACCGTTGGAACCGTTGCCGCCGTTGCGGTGGGCCGCCTCGGCCGCGGCCGCCGACGCCTGCGCGATCGCCGTCTTGAAGGCGGGCTCGGGCACCGGCTTGGGCCACGGCTCGCCGCGCTCGATGGCGAGCTCACCCGGTGTCTTGATCGGCGGCTTGTCCGAGGGCACCCGGCCACCGAAGTCGTCGAACATCGTCAGGCGGGGCCGCTTCTTCACGTCACCGAAGATGGCCTGGAGCTCGACGCGGTGCAACGTCTCCTTGTCCAGCAGCTCGCCGGCGAGAGTGTCGAGCACGTCGCGGTACTCGGTGAGGATCTCCCACGCTTCGGTGTGGGCGGCCTCGATGAGCTTGCGCACCTCGTCGTCGATGATCTGGGCGACCTCGTGGCTGTAGTCGGCCTGAGTGCCCATGGTGCGGCCCAGGAACGGGTCACCGTGATCGGTGCCGTACCGCACCGCACCCAGCTTCGAGCTCATCCCGTATTCGGTGACCATCGCGCGCGCGATCTTGGTGGCCTGGTCGATGTCCGAGGATGCGCCCGTGGTCGGCTCGCGGAACACCAGCTCCTCGGCCGCGCGTCCACCCATCGCGAAGACCAGCCGGGCGATCATCTCCGACCGCGTCATCAGGCCCTTGTCGTCCTCGGGCACCGACATCGCATGACCGCCGGTGCGGCCCCGCGCCAGGATCGTCACCTTGTAGATCGGCTCGATGTCGGGCATCGCCCACGCCGCCAGCGTGTGCCCGCCCTCGTGGTAGGCGGTGATCTTCTTCTCGTGCTCGCTGATGATCCGGCCCTTGCGGCGGGGCCCGCCGACGACGCGGTCGACCGCCTCCTCGAGGGCCGCGCCGGTGATGACGGTGCCGTTCTCGCGGGCAGTCAGCAGTGCCGACTCGTTGATGACGTTGGCCAGGTCGGCACCGGACATCCCGACGGTGCGCTTGGCCAGACCGTCGAGGTCGGCGTCGGGGGCGATCGGCTTGCCCTGCGAATGCACCTTCAGCACCGCGCGCCGCCCGGCCAGGTCGGGGCTGGACACCGGGATCTGGCGGTCGAAACGGCCGGGACGCAGCAGCGCCGGGTCGAGGATGTCGGGGCGGTTGGTGGCCGCGATCAGGATGACGCCCTGCCGGTCACCGAAGCCGTCCATCTCGACCAGCAGCTGATTGAGGGTCTGCTCGCGTTCGTCGTGACCACCACCCATACCGGCGCCACGCTGGCGGCCGACGGCGTCGATCTCGTCGACGAAGATGATGCACGGGCTGTTCTGCTTGGCCTGCTCGAACATGTCGCGGACCCGCGAGGCGCCGACGCCGACGAACATCTCGACGAAGTCCGAACCCGAGATGGTGAAGAACGGCACCCCGGCCTCGCCGGCGACCGCACGGGCCAGCAGGGTCTTGCCGGTGCCGGGCGGGCCGTAGAGCAGCACGCCGCGCGGGATCTTCGCGCCCAGCGCCTGGTAGCGGCTCGGGTTCTGCAGGAAGTCCTTGATCTCGTACAGCTCTTCGACGGCCTCGTCGACGCCTGCGACGTCGGCGAAGGTGGTCTTGGGCATGTCCTTAGAGAGCTGTTTGGCCTTCGACTTGCCGAACCCGAAGCCCATCCGCCCACCGGACTGCATCCGGGAGAACATCACGAACAGACCGACGAGGAGCAGCAGCGGCAGCATGTAGATCAGCAGCGAGCCGAGCACGCTGCTCTGATTGACCACGGTGTTGGTCTTGACGTTCTTGTCCTGCAGCGCCTCGAACAGCGTGACCCCGTACCCGGTGGGGTACTTGGAGATGACCTTGTTGCTGTTCTCGGTGTCGCCGTTGCCGTTCTTCAGCTCGAGCCGAAGTTGCTGCTCACGGTCGTCGATCTGCGCGCTGTTGACGTTGTCGCCGGTGATCTGAGCCATCGCGACCGACGTGTCGACGGGCTTGTACCCGCGGGTGTCGTCGCTGAAGTAGAAGAAGGACCAACCCAGCAGCAGCACCACGGCAATAACCGTGAGTGTGCGGATCACATTTTTGCGGTTCATTGATGTGTGCGGCCGGAGTTCGGTGCTCCCGCCAAATCCTTCCAATATGCGCAGCTGGAAAAGTCAAGGCTACCGCTAGACCAACGTGCCGGAGTTCCCGGCGGCCGTGCTGCGTGCGCCCGGGCTGCATCCGGCGCGGGAATTCGGCCCATTTGGCGGATCTGTGCGCACACTGGAGCGCGTGCGTGAGCGGATGGTCCAGACGAATGGGGTGACGCTTCGGGTTACCGAAGCCGGCGAGCCGGGGGCTCCCGTCGTGGTGCTGTGTCACGGTTTCCCCGAGTTGGCGTACACGTGGCGCCACCAGGTGACGGCGCTCGCCGACGCGGGCTTCCACGTGCTGGCGCCGGATCAGCGGGGCTACGGCGGGTCGGACAGACCCGAATCCGTCGACGTCTACAACGTCGCGGAGCTGAGCGCTGACGTGGTCGGGCTCCTCGACTCGGAAATCTGCGGAGGCGCCGACACCGCCGCGCTGATCGGCCACGACTTCGGCGCGGTCGTCGCATGGGGCGCGCCGTTGCTGCACCCGGACCGGTTCTGGGCGGTCGGCGGGCTGAGTCTGCCACCCGTGCCGCGGCCGAGGGTGCCCACGACGCAGGCGTTCCGCCGGGTGTTCGCCGACCGGTTCATGTACATCCTGTACTTCCAGGAGGAGGGGCCCGCCGACGCCGAACTCGACCGCGACCCGGCGACGACGTTCCGGCGGCTGTTCGCGATGACGACGACGGGCGCCGAGATGGTCGGCGACGCGGGACCGCAGGGCTTCCTGGACCGCATCCCCGAGCCGGGCTCGCTGCCGTCGTGGATCAGCCAGGAGGACTTCGACGTCTACGTCGACGAGTTCACCCGCGGCGGATTCACCGCGCCGCTGAACTGGTACCGCTGCTTCGACCTGAACTGGGAGCTGACCGCGAACCCGCCCGCGCCGACGATCACGGTGCCCGCGCTGTTCATCGGCGGCACCGACGACGCGACGCTGGCGTACACGCCGCGCGACCGCGCCTGCGAGGTCGTCACCGGCGAGTACCGCGAGGTGATGATCGACGGCGCCGGCCAC includes the following:
- the lysS gene encoding lysine--tRNA ligase, with translation MTSPDSRGPAAADASHDDIPEQYRIRQGKRDRLLAEGRDPYPVAVARTHSLGELRRAYADLVADTKTGEQVGVTGRVIFARNSGKLCFATLQEGDGTQLQAMISLDQVGQESLDAWKADVDLGDIVFVHGEVISSRRGELSVLADSWQIASKALRPLPVAHKEMSEETRVRQRYVDLIVRPEARTIARQRVAVVRAVRSALERRDFLEVETPMLQTLAGGAAARPFVTHSNALDADLYLRIAPELFLKRCVVGGIERVFELNRNFRNEGADSTHSPEFAMLETYQAYGTYDDSAVVTREVIQEVADEAMGTRQVTLADGTVYDLDGEWDSIEMYPSLSSALGEEITPHTTAERLWQIADSLGVEIARDRGYGHGKLVEELWEYTVGDKLWAPTFVRDFPVETTPLTRPHRSVEGVTEKWDLYVRNFELATGYSELIDPVIQRERFEAQARAAAAGDDEAMALDEDFLAALEYGMPPTTGTGMGIDRLLMALTGLSIRETVLFPIVRRHGN
- a CDS encoding amino acid deaminase — translated: MSVPARAPIDTAVYENAVRALAEQPLDWSFKGLPAQWWGHTPAHLVARAPNLFDAGATGPVCVLRDEALTHNLETMAAWCRDRGVELAPHGKTHMSGQLAARQLAAGACAITVATVAQAAVYRAFGVRHLILANELVDAAGLRWLSAELERDPDLRFTCWVDSVRGVELMTAALAGAHRRVDVCVELGMPGGRTGCRSDADVDDVARAAVASPRLRLVGVAGYEAGVSQELTDDAVAGVAAHLAHLRATVIRVAPLVETDTVVVSAGGSTYFDVVCDALTDWPEHLMVRTVLRSGCYLTHDHGLYARTSPLTRAGGCALWPALEVHAQVVSRPEPDLAIVGMGRRDVSFDQGMPVPLDLVTGLVTKLNDQHAFLRLEPGDGTDVGTWLRFGISHPCTTFDKWRMIPVLNDDDRVVDMIRTFF
- a CDS encoding type III pantothenate kinase; translation: MLLAIDVRNAHTVVGLISGSGDHAKVVHHWRLRTESEVTADELALTLDGLIGDDAEQLTGAAGLSTVPSVLHEVRVMLEQYWPSVPHVLIEPGVRTGIPLLVDNPKEVGADRIVNCLAAYHKFGTAAIVVDFGSSICVDVVSARGEFLGGAIAPGVQVSSDAAAARSAALRRVELTRPRSVVGKNTVECMQAGAVFGFAGLVDGLVNRVREDVDGFGGDDVNVIATGHGAPLVLDDLRTVEHYDRHLTLDGLRLVFERNRDSQRGKLKQAR
- the panC gene encoding pantoate--beta-alanine ligase → MTSRNAPKFVAGQLNVYSRPREVSDVTRALRATGRRIVLVPTMGALHEGHLTLIRAAKRVPGAVVAVSIFVNPLQFGAGEDLDAYPRTLDDDLAALRAEGVEIAFTPTADEVYPHGMRTTVHPGPAGAELEGASRPTHFAGVLTVVLKLFNTVHPDRAYFGEKDYQQLVLIRQMVADLDVGVEVVGVPIVREPDGLAMSSRNRYLDPDEREQAGALSSALLAGMYAASNGVAAALDAARAVLDEVPAAVVDYLEVRDPMLGPAPAEGAARMLIAARLGRTRLLDNIAIDVGAGAGIDGHPRPASGQSHELPWRN
- a CDS encoding Rossmann-like and DUF2520 domain-containing protein — encoded protein: MVQPPAGGSAPHDGLRPARLTIGVISAGRVGTALGVALERVEHVVVGCSAVSRASRERVRQWLPDTPILPVDEVAARAELLLLAVPDAELPALIAGLAATGAVRPATIVVHTSGANGIGLLAPLAELGCITLAIHPAMTFVGTEEDVDRLRGTCFGITAGDEVGYAIAQSLVLEIGGEPFRVREDARKLYHAALAHSSNHVVTVLLDAVDALRAALWGQELLGQETVADTPGGIAERIVGPLARAALDNALQRGQAALTGPVARGDAEAVARHLHALGEVNPDVAQAYRANSWRTAQRAHAPGAVFEVLAEAGQ
- a CDS encoding DUF6779 domain-containing protein, whose protein sequence is MTDPTRGGRLRRGGRRPGWILMTVLLVLAIAASSALVFTNRVELLKLAVILALWAAVVAAFVSVIYRRQSDTDQAKVRDLKLVYDLQLEREISARREYELAVESQLRRELASEVRAQSADEVASLRAELAALRANLEYLFDADLSHRPAIETERTAGRVSSSRIDTEDDAKPAEDLFAPETDESPIIDVPAEPHPPEHEWSPQPSEPVGAHRRSGAPTPERRHGAQAGAEPRWAASPPPSPPQAPPPQPQAPTPQPQAPTPQPQAPQQRPPVQPAPQFPWLPPPPQQPPPQKPPSQAPEPAPEPKPAPAHTQWQPVPAEGQWIPPGQPGSNWVAPANGAHDEYVGRRRAPDPQPSAPEAAPPPAAEPPRGRHSAAGEQQTAAADEPEPEPEGERGAHEGGQPVADLMARLQASPSGGGRRRRRED
- a CDS encoding DUF3180 domain-containing protein; protein product: MGTTRTRELAIAVGATAVVGYLLMYVVYRAFPPITLWTGMSLLGVAVAIAGWGFFVRARIRDGEIGVGRGRLHPLAVARSVVIAKASAWMGSVVLGWWLAVVVYLLPRRSSLRVAAEDTSGAVVAALCALALVVAALWLQQCCRSPDDPAPDADPAPG
- the folK gene encoding 2-amino-4-hydroxy-6-hydroxymethyldihydropteridine diphosphokinase — protein: MTTAVVLSIGSNLGDRLANLQSVVDGLGSAVTAVSPVYETDAWGNVEQGPFLNAVVLAEDPALDAYGWLRLAHHLENAAGRVRETRWGPRTLDVDIIRCDGADGEVTVGDDVLTLPHPYAHERAFVLVPWLAADPSATLTVAGHARAVAAHLDALAPAERAGVRRTELTLRTGNLS
- the folB gene encoding dihydroneopterin aldolase, which produces MADRIELRGLTVRGNHGVFDHERRDGQDFVVDITVWIDLAAAAASDDLADTVDYGVLAQRAADIVAGPPKQLIETVAGEIADDVMGDERVHAVEVVVHKPSAPIPLQFNDVAVVARRSRRGGRGPDR